A single window of Halotalea alkalilenta DNA harbors:
- the lolA gene encoding outer membrane lipoprotein chaperone LolA, whose amino-acid sequence MIQTRIPAARLLLGLGVALCASSPALAQTDPASRLTELLEPLHTYSADFQQRVQGDDGQSLQDASGHMWLARPGKFRWEVNAPYSQTVVSDGAQVYMYDPDLEQVTVRDLDPKVTSTPALLLSGSAGELTSNYGVSMRAQGDTEIFSLSPRGNDSLFESLEMTFQGQRLTGLDLVDATGQRTEIGFDSIEQNGSVDDSRFAFQIPEGADVIREQ is encoded by the coding sequence ATGATTCAGACCCGCATTCCCGCCGCTCGCCTGCTGCTTGGCCTAGGGGTCGCGCTCTGTGCCTCGAGCCCGGCGCTGGCCCAGACGGACCCGGCATCGCGTTTGACCGAACTGCTCGAGCCGCTGCATACCTACTCCGCCGATTTCCAGCAGCGGGTCCAGGGTGACGATGGGCAGTCGCTGCAGGATGCCAGCGGACACATGTGGCTGGCGCGCCCCGGCAAGTTCCGCTGGGAAGTCAATGCGCCCTATTCACAGACCGTGGTCTCCGACGGTGCCCAGGTCTACATGTATGACCCCGACCTCGAGCAGGTCACCGTGCGCGATCTCGATCCCAAGGTCACCAGCACGCCGGCGCTGCTGCTCTCCGGCAGTGCTGGCGAGCTGACCTCGAACTACGGCGTCAGCATGCGTGCACAGGGTGATACTGAAATCTTCTCGCTCTCGCCGCGCGGCAACGACAGCCTGTTCGAGTCGCTCGAGATGACCTTCCAGGGCCAGCGGCTGACCGGGCTCGATTTGGTCGACGCCACCGGCCAGCGCACCGAGATCGGCTTCGACAGCATCGAGCAGAACGGCAGCGTCGACGATTCGCGCTTCGCCTTCCAGATCCCCGAAGGCGCCGATGTGATTCGCGAGCAGTGA
- the aat gene encoding leucyl/phenylalanyl-tRNA--protein transferase, translating into MRPMTDALVPAWLGDGPVRFPDVELSLREPDGLLAVGGRLTSEWLLAAYQRGIFPWYSPGEPLLWWSPDPRMVLYPGEFRLRRSLAKRIRNGGFTITLDHDFEGVIRACATSRSEGTWISAEMIGAYERLYRLGHAHSVEVWQHGELIGGLYGVALGRVFFGESMFSRVSDGSKMALALLVEFLIERGFSLIDCQMHTPHLERLGARLIPRRTFSEHLTRDCATIEAGEPGSWRAILTP; encoded by the coding sequence ATGCGACCAATGACGGATGCGCTGGTACCCGCCTGGCTCGGCGACGGGCCGGTGCGCTTCCCCGATGTCGAGCTTTCGCTGCGCGAACCCGATGGACTCCTCGCCGTGGGCGGCAGGCTGACCTCCGAATGGCTGCTCGCCGCCTACCAGCGCGGAATATTTCCCTGGTACAGCCCCGGTGAGCCGCTGCTGTGGTGGAGCCCCGATCCTCGCATGGTGCTCTACCCCGGGGAGTTCCGCCTGCGCAGGAGCCTGGCCAAACGCATTCGCAACGGCGGCTTCACCATCACCCTCGACCATGACTTCGAGGGAGTGATTCGCGCCTGCGCCACCTCGCGCAGCGAAGGCACCTGGATCAGCGCGGAGATGATCGGCGCCTATGAGCGTCTCTATCGCCTAGGCCACGCCCACTCGGTGGAAGTATGGCAGCACGGAGAGCTCATCGGCGGGCTCTACGGTGTCGCGCTTGGCCGGGTGTTCTTCGGTGAGTCGATGTTTTCGCGAGTCAGCGACGGCTCGAAGATGGCGCTGGCGCTGCTGGTCGAATTCCTGATCGAACGCGGATTCAGCCTGATCGATTGCCAGATGCACACCCCCCACCTGGAGCGTCTCGGCGCGCGTCTGATCCCTCGGCGAACGTTCAGCGAACATCTCACACGCGACTGCGCAACGATCGAAG
- a CDS encoding DNA translocase FtsK, protein MSGNKRPQATTNRKRKPVTTRKKQQARARASTRSQREATQRFTARLQGAAKDGVAVALLAVCAFLLLAFFSYAPSDPGWSSSGPEASIGNWMGRGGAWMADVLFSLLGNSALWWPAIFGFAGWRLIRTRIAHFAWDPTALAVRVGGLMLVLLGSCILSAVHFYQPESDLPYNNGGIVGEGLSSVLIDLIGVHGTTLVALALLLGGFPLLSNTSWLGIMDELGKAILRVSRWCGARLGSVRDDIAARRALRHERLEARASAYDTYHAEDDPYHLREQAPERDEPLEARRDDRDEPAYEADEASRPSRWKRLLGLPFMGRASQAKAETADTEREPSLGDDDLAGQDSERRAPRFEIYDERSDGGHDIPWERVEQAPSRRTSDELAQEPETFAPLVAHRDDEPSHHGESDRSRDAAPLRAEAPAAAAIPELRLEEDEENEALRDSRWSATSAVEVEETEAGERLVPTPPAAELEPEVVDPPPPYADVTRRRIPEGFGHQTAAAQDTLAPGAATAPSAKPRIRIGAGEAFGVAAGVAASGHAVAGSAASTDAPVFEPPLVAREDAERASRTERRAPLIEEEPAGARLVAEDDGETPSLGRFSALDDELDEAAFDDDDRHRKPELHSAAASRSEPRLDDEDDTDAPRALFETTDAGEEFDAPFTLDDEPVDAVSPRLWTVEHLQNQRPATEFAEPVGEMPSTALLTPAGVSQPSYTQEELDDMAELLEMRLKEYGVKAEVVKISPGPVITQFEIRPAAGVKSSKISNLSKDLARSLLVKSVRVIEVIQGRPTVGIEIPNPTRAMIRLRQVLDTSAYRDAASPVTIALGQSISGQPVVADLARMPHLLVAGTTGSGKSVGVNAMLISMLLKSTPEQVRMILIDPKMLELSVYDDIPHLLAPVVTDMKEAANSLRWCVAEMERRYKLMSKMGVRNIGGFNDKLDEAHAAGAQVADPLWEPEPWQAGEPHPTLEKLPYIVVVIDEFADMFMIVGKKVEELIARLAQKARAAGIHLVLATQRPSVDVVTGLIKANIPSRIAFQVSSKIDSRTILDQGGAESLLGHGDMLYLSVGAGTPVRVHGAFVDDNEVHRVVEDWKLRGKPEYVEEILSGEVSAEALTGLEAEGDGNSDAEQDALYDEAVAFVTKTQRVSVSSVQRNFKIGYNRASRLVEAMERAGVVSSMGTNGAREVLASPPPRE, encoded by the coding sequence TTGAGTGGCAACAAACGACCGCAGGCAACCACCAACCGTAAGCGTAAACCGGTCACCACGCGTAAGAAACAGCAGGCCCGCGCCCGTGCCTCGACCCGCAGCCAGCGTGAGGCCACGCAGCGTTTCACCGCGCGGCTGCAAGGCGCCGCCAAGGACGGCGTGGCGGTCGCGTTGCTGGCCGTCTGCGCCTTTTTACTGCTGGCTTTCTTCAGCTACGCGCCTTCCGACCCCGGCTGGTCGAGCAGCGGTCCGGAAGCGAGTATCGGTAACTGGATGGGCCGGGGCGGCGCCTGGATGGCCGATGTGCTGTTCTCGCTGCTCGGCAACAGCGCGCTGTGGTGGCCGGCGATCTTCGGTTTCGCCGGCTGGCGGCTGATCCGTACCCGAATCGCGCATTTTGCTTGGGATCCCACTGCCTTGGCGGTGAGGGTGGGGGGGCTGATGCTGGTGCTGCTGGGGAGCTGCATCCTCAGTGCGGTGCACTTCTATCAGCCGGAAAGCGATCTGCCCTACAACAACGGCGGGATCGTAGGCGAGGGGCTCTCCAGCGTGCTGATCGATCTGATCGGCGTGCATGGCACCACCCTCGTCGCCTTGGCGCTGCTGCTCGGCGGCTTCCCGCTGCTCTCCAACACTTCCTGGCTCGGCATCATGGACGAGCTCGGCAAGGCGATCCTGCGGGTGTCGCGCTGGTGCGGCGCGCGGCTCGGCTCGGTGCGTGACGATATCGCCGCGCGGCGGGCACTGCGTCACGAGCGCTTGGAGGCACGGGCCAGCGCCTACGATACCTATCACGCCGAAGATGATCCCTACCATCTGCGCGAACAGGCGCCCGAGCGGGACGAACCGCTCGAGGCCAGGCGCGATGATCGCGACGAGCCCGCCTACGAGGCCGATGAGGCCTCGCGCCCTTCGCGCTGGAAGCGTCTGCTGGGGCTTCCGTTCATGGGCAGGGCCAGCCAGGCGAAGGCCGAGACGGCGGACACCGAGCGCGAACCGAGCCTTGGCGATGACGATCTCGCAGGCCAGGACAGCGAGCGCCGCGCGCCGCGCTTCGAGATCTACGATGAGCGCAGCGACGGCGGCCACGACATTCCTTGGGAGCGCGTCGAGCAGGCGCCCTCCCGGCGCACTTCCGACGAGCTGGCGCAGGAGCCCGAAACCTTCGCTCCGCTGGTCGCTCATCGCGATGACGAGCCGTCACACCATGGCGAATCCGATCGGAGTCGAGACGCCGCACCACTGCGCGCGGAAGCTCCGGCCGCTGCTGCCATACCGGAGCTGCGGCTCGAGGAGGACGAAGAGAATGAGGCGCTGCGCGATAGCCGTTGGAGCGCTACGAGCGCGGTCGAAGTAGAGGAGACCGAGGCGGGCGAACGGCTGGTACCCACGCCACCGGCGGCCGAACTCGAGCCCGAGGTGGTTGACCCGCCGCCGCCCTACGCCGATGTCACCCGGCGGCGCATTCCCGAAGGGTTCGGCCATCAGACGGCCGCGGCGCAGGATACGCTGGCCCCCGGAGCGGCCACTGCGCCGAGCGCGAAGCCGCGCATCCGGATCGGCGCCGGTGAGGCGTTCGGCGTCGCCGCCGGTGTCGCGGCGAGTGGGCACGCTGTCGCCGGCAGCGCCGCATCCACCGATGCGCCAGTGTTCGAACCGCCGCTGGTCGCGCGCGAGGATGCCGAGCGCGCCTCGCGGACCGAACGGCGAGCGCCGCTCATCGAGGAGGAGCCGGCCGGAGCGCGCCTGGTGGCCGAGGACGATGGTGAGACGCCGTCGCTGGGGCGCTTCTCGGCGCTCGACGACGAGCTGGACGAGGCCGCCTTCGATGACGACGACCGGCACCGCAAGCCTGAGCTGCATAGCGCTGCTGCGTCGCGTAGCGAGCCGCGCCTCGACGATGAAGACGACACCGATGCTCCCCGCGCGCTGTTCGAGACCACCGATGCGGGCGAGGAGTTTGATGCGCCGTTCACCCTCGACGACGAGCCGGTGGATGCCGTATCGCCGCGGCTGTGGACCGTCGAGCACCTGCAGAATCAGCGCCCCGCCACCGAGTTCGCCGAGCCGGTGGGCGAGATGCCCTCGACGGCGCTGCTGACGCCAGCCGGGGTCAGCCAGCCCTCCTATACCCAGGAAGAGCTCGACGACATGGCCGAGCTGCTCGAGATGCGGCTCAAGGAGTACGGGGTCAAGGCGGAAGTGGTCAAGATATCTCCGGGACCCGTGATCACCCAGTTCGAGATTCGCCCCGCCGCTGGGGTGAAGAGCTCGAAGATCAGCAACCTGTCGAAGGATCTCGCCCGTTCGCTGTTGGTCAAGAGCGTGCGCGTCATCGAGGTGATCCAGGGCCGTCCGACGGTCGGCATCGAGATCCCCAACCCGACCCGGGCGATGATCCGCCTGCGCCAGGTGCTCGACACTTCGGCCTATCGTGACGCCGCATCGCCCGTGACCATTGCGCTGGGACAAAGCATCAGTGGCCAGCCGGTGGTCGCCGACCTGGCACGGATGCCTCACTTGCTGGTCGCCGGGACCACCGGTTCGGGCAAGTCGGTCGGGGTCAATGCGATGCTGATCTCGATGCTGCTCAAGTCGACCCCCGAGCAGGTGCGGATGATCCTGATCGATCCGAAGATGCTCGAACTCTCGGTCTACGACGATATCCCCCATCTGCTCGCGCCGGTGGTCACCGACATGAAGGAGGCGGCCAACTCGCTGCGCTGGTGCGTCGCCGAGATGGAGCGTCGCTATAAACTGATGTCCAAGATGGGCGTGCGCAACATCGGTGGCTTCAACGACAAGCTCGATGAGGCCCACGCCGCCGGCGCCCAGGTTGCCGATCCGCTGTGGGAGCCGGAGCCCTGGCAGGCCGGCGAGCCGCATCCGACGCTCGAGAAGCTGCCCTACATCGTGGTGGTGATCGATGAGTTCGCCGACATGTTCATGATCGTCGGCAAGAAGGTCGAGGAGCTGATCGCCCGGCTGGCGCAGAAGGCACGCGCCGCCGGCATCCACTTGGTGCTCGCGACCCAGCGGCCCTCGGTCGACGTGGTCACGGGCCTGATCAAGGCGAACATCCCCTCGCGGATCGCCTTCCAGGTCTCCTCCAAGATCGATTCGCGCACCATCCTCGACCAGGGCGGTGCGGAGAGCCTGCTCGGCCACGGTGACATGCTCTACCTATCGGTCGGTGCGGGTACCCCCGTCCGGGTGCACGGCGCCTTCGTCGATGACAACGAGGTGCATCGGGTGGTTGAGGACTGGAAGCTGCGCGGCAAGCCCGAGTACGTCGAGGAAATCCTCTCCGGCGAGGTCAGCGCCGAGGCGCTGACCGGGCTCGAGGCCGAAGGCGATGGAAATTCGGATGCCGAGCAGGATGCGCTCTACGACGAGGCCGTGGCGTTCGTGACCAAGACCCAGCGCGTCTCGGTGTCGTCGGTGCAGCGTAACTTCAAGATCGGCTACAACCGTGCCTCTAGACTGGTCGAGGCGATGGAGCGGGCTGGCGTGGTGTCGAGCATGGGCACCAACGGCGCTCGCGAAGTGCTGGCATCGCCGCCGCCGCGCGAATGA
- a CDS encoding replication-associated recombination protein A: MPGPGPGDDSTESDVSDDLFAAAAPPGQPLAARLRPVTLDDYVGQSHLLGDGKPLRQALARDQLYSMILWGPPGVGKTTLARLIAAHTKAHFATLSAVSAGGKDIRAAAEQAQMRASNGTRTLLFVDEVHRFNKAQQDAFLPWVEEGVFIFVGATTENPSFELNNALLSRARVHVLKPLEQTELRRVIDRALVSEAGLGAQSLEVPDEVRDLLARAADGDARRALNLLEIAADLAEPSEQGGARISEAVLDEVLGESTRRLDRGGDLFYDQISALHKSVRGSAPDAALYWFCRMLEGGMDPLYIARRVVRMASEEIGNADPRALTLALEGWQVQERLGSPEGELAVAQAILYIACAPKSNAAYKAYNAARAQVAATPGYGVPVHLRNAPTQLMKSLGHGREYRYAHDEPDAYAAGEVYFPPELEGTRYYEPVDRGLEAKIRQKLAWLAELDRDRG, translated from the coding sequence ATGCCCGGGCCCGGCCCGGGCGATGATTCCACGGAGAGCGATGTGAGCGACGACCTGTTCGCCGCAGCCGCGCCGCCAGGACAGCCGCTGGCGGCGCGGCTGCGCCCCGTTACCCTGGACGACTACGTCGGCCAGTCCCACCTGCTCGGCGACGGTAAGCCGCTGCGCCAGGCACTGGCGCGCGATCAGCTCTATTCGATGATCCTGTGGGGGCCACCGGGCGTCGGCAAGACCACCCTGGCGCGGCTGATCGCCGCCCACACCAAGGCGCATTTCGCCACCCTCTCGGCGGTATCCGCCGGGGGCAAGGATATTCGCGCGGCGGCCGAGCAGGCGCAGATGCGCGCATCCAACGGTACCCGCACGCTGCTCTTCGTCGATGAAGTGCATCGCTTCAACAAGGCCCAGCAGGACGCCTTCCTGCCCTGGGTCGAAGAGGGGGTGTTCATCTTCGTCGGCGCGACCACCGAGAATCCGTCGTTCGAGCTCAACAATGCGCTGCTCTCCCGCGCCAGGGTCCATGTGCTCAAGCCGCTCGAGCAGACGGAGCTGCGCCGGGTGATCGACCGGGCGCTGGTGAGCGAGGCGGGCCTCGGCGCCCAGTCTCTCGAGGTGCCCGATGAGGTGCGCGATCTGCTCGCCCGCGCCGCCGACGGCGACGCTCGCCGGGCGCTCAACCTGCTCGAGATCGCCGCCGACCTGGCCGAGCCGAGCGAGCAGGGCGGGGCGCGGATCAGCGAGGCGGTGCTCGACGAGGTGCTCGGTGAGAGCACGCGCCGGCTCGATCGTGGCGGGGATCTGTTCTACGACCAGATATCGGCGCTGCACAAGTCGGTGCGCGGCAGCGCGCCCGACGCCGCCTTGTATTGGTTCTGCCGCATGCTGGAAGGGGGAATGGACCCGCTCTACATCGCCCGGCGAGTGGTGCGGATGGCCAGTGAGGAAATCGGCAACGCCGACCCGCGCGCGCTGACGCTCGCGCTCGAGGGCTGGCAGGTGCAGGAGCGCCTCGGCTCGCCCGAAGGCGAACTGGCGGTCGCGCAGGCGATTCTCTACATCGCCTGCGCGCCGAAGAGCAACGCCGCCTACAAAGCCTACAACGCCGCGCGCGCCCAGGTCGCCGCCACCCCTGGCTACGGGGTGCCGGTCCACCTGCGCAACGCCCCGACCCAATTGATGAAATCGCTCGGTCATGGTCGTGAGTACCGCTATGCCCACGATGAACCGGATGCCTACGCCGCGGGCGAGGTCTACTTTCCCCCGGAGCTCGAGGGTACCCGCTATTACGAGCCGGTGGATCGCGGTCTCGAGGCCAAGATCCGCCAGAAGCTCGCCTGGCTTGCCGAACTCGATCGCGACCGCGGTTGA